From a single Clostridium isatidis genomic region:
- a CDS encoding electron transfer flavoprotein subunit beta/FixA family protein, translating to MNILVCIKQVPGTNKVEVDPVTGVLKRNGVESKMNPYDLYAIETALRIREEKGGSITVISMGPNQAASVIKEAFAMGVDNGALISDRKFGGADVLATSYTIAQGIKKLGDFDLILCGKQTTDGDTAQVGPEISEWLKIPSVCNVSKIVKVEDESITVEMDMSDDLELVKVTYPCLLAVDKDIFMPRLPSYVKKQQTKDREIKIITFNDLDDKDEKHYGLSGSPTQVQRIFPPAVNDHQEIWKGASVDLTNKLADKLEELKFL from the coding sequence ATGAATATTTTAGTTTGTATTAAGCAAGTACCTGGAACTAATAAGGTAGAAGTTGATCCTGTTACAGGGGTATTAAAAAGAAATGGCGTAGAATCTAAAATGAATCCATATGATTTATACGCTATAGAAACAGCTTTAAGAATAAGAGAAGAAAAGGGGGGCAGCATTACTGTTATTTCCATGGGACCAAATCAAGCTGCCAGCGTAATAAAAGAAGCCTTTGCCATGGGAGTTGATAATGGAGCTTTAATTTCAGATAGAAAATTTGGGGGAGCAGACGTTTTAGCAACCAGCTATACAATTGCCCAGGGAATTAAAAAGTTGGGAGATTTTGATTTAATTTTATGTGGAAAACAGACTACAGATGGAGATACAGCTCAAGTTGGGCCAGAAATATCAGAATGGCTTAAAATACCTAGCGTATGTAATGTTAGTAAGATTGTAAAGGTAGAAGATGAAAGCATTACTGTAGAAATGGATATGAGTGATGATTTAGAACTAGTAAAGGTTACTTATCCATGTCTTCTTGCAGTAGATAAGGATATTTTTATGCCAAGGCTTCCTTCCTATGTAAAGAAACAGCAAACTAAAGACCGTGAAATTAAGATTATCACTTTTAATGATTTAGATGATAAGGATGAAAAGCATTATGGCTTAAGTGGTTCACCAACTCAGGTACAACGTATCTTTCCACCAGCTGTAAACGATCATCAGGAAATATGGAAGGGTGCTTCTGTAGATCTTACAAATAAATTAGCAGATAAATTAGAGGAATTAAAATTCCTATAA
- a CDS encoding L-lactate permease — translation MIMVISFILALLPIIWLIIALTALKMPGYKACPIALALSFLIAIGLWKMPILDSITAILEGAAMSLWPIIIVIIAAVFTYNVCIHTGYMEIIKKMLAGVTRDKRVLVLIIAWGFGGFMEGMAGFGTAIAIPASMLWALGFDPVLSAIVCLIANSTPTAFGSIGIPTTTLSKVTGLNVASLSVDTVIQIAPIIILTPYILVLLTAKSKKAFKGVGLITLISGLSFVIPEYLVAKYVGPELPVVIGSVSSMFCTILAAKLFERKDISPEFAMDAVATNNISKNKALTAWLPFILIFIFLLGTSNLVKPVNSFLAQFKSSVQIYTGEGGTHYSFAWLSTPGLWIILAGFIGGIAQGAKFTKLCAIFKDTVLQMMKTIVTIMSIIAASKLMGHSGMIASIADMFVKLTGSFYPLFSPFLGSIGSFVTGSGTSASVLFGGLQAETANVLNLNSSWLAAANTAGATAGKMISPQSIAIAVGATALESKENLLLKGVIKYCAIFIILMGIISYFGAQFL, via the coding sequence ATAATTATGGTTATCTCATTTATCTTAGCCTTATTACCAATTATCTGGCTTATTATAGCTTTAACAGCTTTAAAGATGCCAGGCTATAAAGCTTGTCCTATTGCTTTAGCTTTATCATTTCTCATTGCAATAGGATTATGGAAAATGCCAATTCTAGATAGTATTACAGCAATTCTTGAAGGAGCAGCAATGTCTCTTTGGCCAATCATTATAGTAATAATCGCAGCAGTATTCACCTACAATGTTTGTATTCACACAGGTTATATGGAAATTATTAAAAAAATGTTAGCTGGAGTAACAAGAGATAAAAGAGTATTAGTTTTAATAATCGCATGGGGCTTTGGCGGCTTTATGGAAGGTATGGCAGGCTTTGGAACTGCTATAGCAATACCAGCAAGTATGCTATGGGCTTTAGGTTTTGATCCAGTACTTTCTGCAATTGTATGTTTAATTGCAAATTCAACACCAACAGCTTTTGGATCTATAGGAATTCCTACTACTACCTTATCAAAGGTTACAGGACTTAATGTAGCAAGTTTATCAGTTGATACGGTTATACAGATTGCTCCAATAATAATATTAACTCCTTATATTTTAGTATTATTAACAGCAAAATCTAAGAAAGCCTTTAAGGGAGTGGGACTTATAACTTTAATTTCTGGACTATCCTTTGTTATTCCGGAATATTTAGTAGCTAAGTATGTTGGACCAGAACTTCCCGTTGTAATTGGTTCTGTATCTTCAATGTTTTGCACCATATTAGCGGCTAAATTATTTGAGAGGAAAGATATTTCTCCAGAGTTTGCTATGGATGCAGTGGCAACTAATAATATATCTAAAAATAAAGCCTTAACAGCTTGGCTTCCATTTATATTGATATTTATTTTCTTATTAGGAACTTCAAATTTAGTAAAGCCTGTAAATAGCTTTTTAGCCCAGTTTAAAAGCTCAGTACAAATTTATACTGGAGAGGGAGGAACACACTATAGTTTTGCTTGGCTTTCAACACCAGGCTTATGGATTATTCTTGCTGGATTTATTGGAGGAATAGCCCAGGGAGCTAAATTCACCAAGCTTTGTGCAATCTTTAAGGATACAGTGTTGCAAATGATGAAAACGATTGTAACAATAATGTCTATTATAGCTGCTTCTAAGCTTATGGGCCATAGTGGAATGATTGCTTCTATTGCTGATATGTTCGTTAAATTGACTGGATCCTTCTATCCACTATTCTCGCCATTCTTAGGTTCAATAGGATCCTTTGTAACAGGAAGTGGAACTTCAGCAAGTGTTTTATTTGGAGGACTTCAGGCGGAAACAGCTAATGTACTTAACTTAAATTCTTCATGGCTAGCAGCAGCTAATACAGCAGGAGCTACTGCTGGAAAAATGATTTCTCCACAAAGTATTGCTATTGCAGTTGGAGCAACTGCTCTTGAATCAAAAGAAAACCTTTTATTAAAAGGGGTTATTAAATATTGTGCTATCTTCATAATTCTAATGGGAATCATCAGTTATTTTGGTGCACAATTTCTTTAA
- a CDS encoding FadR/GntR family transcriptional regulator, protein MEQGKSYTKVIDYIKDQIRAGELKIGEKLPSERELSSILGVSRNSVREAIRTLDFMGIISSQHGVGNYLTGNFENNLVESLSMLFLLDQISYKEISQLRLGLETQALLLAIDEATEEELKEIERISLELEHGAEEDNVILDKKLHYNIAKASRNKLIFDILQALSETMDRFIADLRKEIFSSEESRNELIKAHNDIVKSLINRDKVLAYQAINKHFELVNEKLK, encoded by the coding sequence ATGGAGCAAGGAAAGTCATATACAAAAGTTATTGATTATATAAAAGATCAAATTAGGGCAGGAGAATTAAAAATAGGCGAAAAACTTCCTTCTGAAAGGGAATTATCTTCAATATTAGGAGTTAGCAGAAATTCTGTAAGGGAAGCTATTAGAACCTTAGATTTTATGGGAATAATATCCAGTCAGCATGGAGTTGGAAATTATTTAACAGGTAATTTTGAAAATAATTTAGTTGAATCTCTATCAATGCTTTTTCTTTTAGATCAAATAAGTTATAAAGAGATAAGTCAATTACGTTTAGGATTAGAAACTCAGGCTCTATTGTTGGCTATTGATGAGGCTACTGAAGAAGAGTTAAAGGAAATAGAAAGAATAAGTTTAGAATTAGAGCATGGAGCAGAAGAAGATAATGTTATACTAGATAAAAAACTGCACTATAATATTGCAAAGGCATCAAGAAATAAATTAATTTTTGATATTCTACAAGCTCTTTCAGAAACAATGGACAGGTTTATTGCTGATTTAAGAAAAGAAATATTTAGCTCAGAAGAAAGCAGGAATGAACTAATAAAAGCTCATAATGATATTGTGAAAAGCTTAATTAACAGAGATAAAGTGTTGGCTTATCAAGCAATTAACAAACATTTTGAACTTGTTAACGAAAAATTGAAATAG
- the potE gene encoding putrescine-ornithine antiporter, whose translation MYKRKNKMNVFQLTIITAINMMGSGIIMLPAKLARVGTMSILSWLVTVLGSMALAYSFAQCGMYSNKTGGMGGYAEYSFGKSGSFLSNYTYAVALVIANIAIAITAVGYATSFLGVSLSPVQVGIWTIITLWLSTVLNFKGAKVTGRIGSFTVWGVIAPILVLCVVGWFWFSKDLYAQSWNPNNLAFFEGISESISITLWCFLGLESASANMGAVENPKKNVPIACLGGTVGAAIIYILATNIIAGIIPNADLLNSNAPFGLVFSTIFNPAAGRIVMGLMVISCFGSLLGWQFTIAEVFRSSALEGYFPKIFSKLTRDNAPVVGMIIITIVQSLLALMTISPTLSKQFDILVNLSVVTNIVPYLLSMAAVDVILRNGKVQDNKRRVTNIIAFIASIFSLYALYSSGYEAIMGGALFTFAGWTLYGFISSKFDLIK comes from the coding sequence ATGTATAAAAGGAAAAATAAAATGAATGTTTTTCAGCTAACAATAATCACCGCAATAAATATGATGGGATCAGGAATTATAATGCTTCCTGCTAAGCTTGCAAGAGTTGGCACAATGTCAATTCTCTCCTGGCTAGTTACGGTACTAGGCTCTATGGCATTGGCCTATTCCTTTGCACAATGTGGTATGTATAGCAATAAGACTGGCGGCATGGGAGGATATGCTGAATACTCCTTTGGTAAATCAGGAAGTTTTTTATCCAACTATACCTATGCTGTTGCCTTAGTAATTGCTAATATAGCTATTGCCATTACTGCAGTTGGTTATGCTACATCCTTTTTAGGTGTTAGCCTTAGCCCAGTGCAGGTAGGGATTTGGACAATTATAACCTTATGGTTGTCTACAGTACTTAATTTTAAAGGGGCAAAGGTTACAGGAAGAATTGGTTCCTTTACTGTTTGGGGAGTAATTGCTCCAATTTTGGTACTTTGTGTTGTTGGCTGGTTTTGGTTTAGTAAAGATTTATATGCGCAATCATGGAATCCAAATAATTTAGCTTTTTTTGAAGGAATAAGCGAATCAATATCAATAACCTTATGGTGCTTTTTGGGCTTGGAATCTGCTTCTGCTAATATGGGGGCAGTTGAAAACCCAAAGAAGAATGTTCCTATTGCCTGCTTAGGTGGAACTGTTGGTGCAGCAATAATATATATTTTGGCAACAAATATTATTGCAGGTATTATACCAAATGCTGATTTATTAAATTCTAATGCTCCTTTTGGTTTAGTTTTTTCAACTATATTTAATCCTGCAGCAGGAAGAATTGTTATGGGCCTTATGGTTATATCCTGTTTTGGATCACTTTTAGGATGGCAGTTTACTATAGCTGAAGTATTTAGAAGTTCAGCCCTAGAAGGATATTTTCCTAAAATATTCAGCAAATTAACAAGAGACAATGCACCAGTTGTAGGTATGATTATTATTACAATAGTTCAGTCATTACTAGCATTAATGACAATCAGCCCAACCCTATCAAAGCAGTTTGATATTCTTGTAAATTTATCCGTAGTTACAAATATAGTTCCATATTTATTATCAATGGCTGCAGTAGATGTAATTTTAAGGAATGGAAAAGTTCAAGATAATAAGAGAAGAGTAACTAATATAATAGCTTTTATAGCATCAATCTTTAGCTTATATGCCTTATATTCTTCTGGTTATGAAGCTATTATGGGTGGAGCCCTATTTACTTTTGCCGGCTGGACTTTATATGGATTTATTTCAAGCAAATTTGATTTAATAAAATAA
- a CDS encoding ornithine decarboxylase, whose protein sequence is MRRLKILYTNEAKEYFNTIRRLVLPEDTDFTDVAAAVVTDQDIEIIEEIYNTKFGIPIFVVLKNVDRLSSEVSKMVYRVIDRNEFDMNLYSRVIETAARQYEDNLLPPFFKALSDYVEQGNLQFDCPGHQGGQFFRKHPAGRFFYDFYGENIFRSDICNADIALGDLLIHEGPAMDASKYAARVYNADKTYFVMNGTSTANNVAINALVTPGDLVLFDRNNHKSVYNAALVGAGGIPIYLETARNPFGFIGGIHDHCFNEDYLRARIEKIAPDKAKEKRPFRLAVIQLGTYDGTIYNARQVIDRIGHLCDYILFDSAWVGYEQFIPMMRDCSPLLLDLNENDPGILVTQSIHKQQAGFSQASQIHKKDKHIKGQKRYVDHKRFNNSYMMFASTSPFYPLYSTLDVNAKIQSGEAGKRLWRECIKMGIDARKEILEKCSLVRPFIPPIVRGKRWEDYDTEEIADNIEFFRFEPGEKWHSFDGYGKNQYFVDPNKFMLTTPGINVETGEYEDFGIPATILANYLREKSIIPEKNDLNSILFLMTPAETVTKMQNLVSQLVRFEHLIEEDAPLFEVLPSLYEKYESRYQGYTIRQLCQEMHNFYKENNAKKYQQDLFREASFPEVALTPYEANIELKRNNAKLVSLDKIVGEIALEGALPYPPGVFCVAPGERWSEAAQKYFTILQDGINKFPGFAPEIHGVYLEEEDGLVRAYGYVLDKK, encoded by the coding sequence ATGAGAAGATTAAAAATTCTTTATACTAATGAAGCTAAAGAATATTTCAATACAATTAGAAGATTAGTTTTGCCAGAAGATACAGATTTTACTGATGTAGCAGCTGCTGTTGTTACAGATCAAGATATTGAAATAATTGAAGAGATCTATAATACAAAATTTGGAATTCCAATCTTTGTTGTATTAAAGAATGTAGACAGACTTAGCAGCGAAGTTTCAAAGATGGTTTATAGAGTTATTGATAGAAATGAATTTGATATGAATCTTTATAGCAGGGTTATTGAAACAGCAGCAAGACAATATGAAGATAACCTACTTCCGCCGTTTTTTAAGGCTTTATCAGATTATGTAGAACAAGGTAACCTGCAATTTGACTGCCCAGGACACCAAGGGGGGCAATTTTTCCGCAAACATCCAGCAGGAAGATTTTTTTATGATTTTTATGGAGAAAATATCTTCCGTTCAGATATTTGCAATGCTGATATTGCTTTGGGAGATTTACTTATTCACGAAGGACCAGCAATGGATGCTTCAAAATACGCAGCAAGAGTATATAATGCAGATAAAACTTATTTTGTAATGAATGGAACCAGCACTGCCAATAATGTAGCAATAAATGCTTTAGTTACTCCAGGAGATTTGGTTTTATTTGATAGAAATAATCATAAATCTGTTTATAATGCAGCTTTAGTTGGAGCTGGCGGTATTCCAATATATTTAGAAACAGCTAGAAATCCCTTTGGATTTATAGGTGGAATTCATGATCATTGTTTTAATGAAGATTATTTAAGAGCTAGAATAGAAAAAATTGCTCCAGATAAGGCTAAAGAAAAAAGGCCTTTTAGATTAGCAGTAATTCAGCTTGGTACATATGATGGAACAATTTACAATGCAAGACAAGTTATTGATAGAATAGGACATTTATGTGACTATATTCTTTTTGATTCAGCTTGGGTTGGTTATGAACAGTTCATTCCAATGATGAGGGATTGCTCTCCATTGCTATTAGATTTAAATGAAAATGATCCTGGAATCTTAGTAACTCAATCTATACATAAGCAACAAGCAGGCTTTTCACAGGCTTCTCAAATACATAAGAAGGATAAGCATATTAAGGGACAAAAGCGTTATGTAGATCACAAGCGTTTTAATAATTCATATATGATGTTTGCATCTACAAGTCCTTTTTATCCGCTATATTCAACATTAGATGTAAATGCTAAAATTCAGTCAGGAGAAGCAGGTAAGCGTCTGTGGAGAGAATGTATTAAGATGGGTATAGATGCAAGAAAAGAGATATTAGAAAAGTGTTCATTAGTTAGACCATTTATTCCTCCAATAGTTAGAGGAAAGAGATGGGAAGATTATGATACTGAAGAAATTGCAGATAATATAGAATTTTTCAGATTTGAGCCAGGTGAAAAGTGGCATTCTTTTGATGGATATGGAAAAAATCAATATTTTGTAGATCCAAATAAGTTTATGCTTACAACACCAGGAATTAATGTTGAAACTGGAGAATATGAAGACTTTGGTATTCCGGCTACAATCCTAGCAAATTATTTAAGGGAAAAGTCAATTATTCCAGAAAAAAATGACTTAAATTCAATCTTATTTTTAATGACACCAGCAGAAACAGTAACAAAGATGCAAAATCTAGTATCACAGCTGGTTAGGTTTGAACATCTTATAGAGGAAGATGCTCCATTATTTGAAGTATTACCTAGCCTTTATGAAAAATACGAAAGTAGATATCAAGGCTATACTATAAGGCAATTATGTCAGGAAATGCATAACTTCTATAAAGAGAATAATGCTAAGAAGTATCAGCAAGATTTATTTAGGGAAGCTTCCTTCCCAGAAGTTGCTCTAACGCCATATGAAGCTAATATAGAGCTAAAGAGAAATAATGCTAAATTAGTATCATTAGATAAAATTGTAGGAGAAATAGCCCTTGAAGGTGCTCTTCCATATCCACCAGGAGTATTTTGTGTAGCGCCAGGTGAAAGATGGAGTGAAGCAGCTCAAAAATATTTTACAATCTTACAAGATGGTATTAATAAATTCCCAGGTTTTGCGCCTGAAATTCATGGAGTGTATTTAGAAGAGGAAGATGGTTTGGTAAGAGCTTATGGTTATGTATTGGATAAAAAATAA
- a CDS encoding DUF1858 domain-containing protein, whose translation MEKKIIDFKKSVYELNKENPEVSEILASVGFDVLLQRPGMLATAGRVMTIPKAAIKKNITLEKIKEAFIEKGYEIIE comes from the coding sequence ATGGAAAAGAAAATTATTGATTTTAAAAAATCCGTTTATGAACTAAATAAAGAAAATCCAGAAGTAAGTGAAATATTGGCAAGTGTAGGTTTTGATGTTTTATTACAAAGACCAGGAATGTTAGCAACTGCAGGAAGGGTTATGACTATTCCAAAGGCTGCTATAAAGAAGAACATTACTTTAGAGAAAATAAAAGAAGCTTTTATTGAAAAGGGATATGAAATAATAGAATAA